In the Mesorhizobium sp. M1D.F.Ca.ET.043.01.1.1 genome, CATAAAACTGCTTGGCAAGTCGATAGCGTCCTTCTGAAGTGGTGATGTCGGCCTCCACCACCGGATTGCCCCCACTGTAAGGCCGCAACAGTCGCACGCCTTCGGGTGTGCCCGTGTGAGGCTGGAAAAAGAGTGCGTGCAGCGCTTCGAAGAAGGTTGATTTGCCGAACTCATTGACCGCGCAAAGCACGTTGACGCCGTCGCCGATGTTTTCGATGGCGACGCCTTGCCCGGCGAACCGTTTGACGTTGTGGAGCCGAAGGGCCGTAAGTTTCATGATCCCATCGCCTCGCAATAGCTGAACAACCGAACCAGTGCTTCTCGCGATATGTCGCGTTCGACAGCCGACCGGGTTTCGTCGCTGCTTTCATCCAACAGTGCCTGCGCTGCCTCGCGAAGGGCACCAGAGCGGTCGATCCGATCCAAATCGCCACTTTCGCAGTCGGTCGCGAGCCCGTCCCCGTCCAGTTCCAGATAGGCGAAGTCGGGCGCGGCTACCGCGATCGCCGCTTGAAGGATCGTTCGCCCACTTAACCGCACCCGGCCAGACGCGGCAATTCGCAGCAAAGTCTGACGCCGCAGATGAGCCGGTGGAAGCAACGCTTCAAATGCCGCGGCGCTGTCGTCGCCAGACAGCAGATGCAGGGGAGCGGTTTTCCAGGAAAAGCTAGCTGTTTCAACGGCCACGATCTCGGGCACGGCGCCAGGCCCGGCAATGGAAACGACAAGGGCCTGACCGGGTGTATCATGCTTGAAACGGTCAGGTTCGGGCGCACCGCTATAACGGCTGCGCTCATTGATGGTGACGGGTCCGTGCCAGTCGCCAAGTGCCAGATAATCGAGGCCGGCCTTAGTCGCGCGATCTGGTGCAATGACATCGGACGCTGCTGAATCTTCGGAAAAGTTCTGAATAGCGCCATGAGCAAGGCCGAGCCGGATGGCGCCTTGCGGCGTCGCGGCGCTGTTCATCCACTCGGTAAGGTCGCGACCGGGTCTGCGGGTGGTGCAAGGTGCAGGCAGCAGCGCCACGTCCGCGCCAATGGTCAGGGTTTCGGGCCGCGTCGCCAGCAGGACATTGTCCGGCACAACGCTGTCCGCTGCACTCCACAATTGATCAGCCAACAGGGAATCATGGTTGCCAGGCAGCAATATCCAGCGCAGAGGCGCGCTCTGGCTCATCTCGGCCATGGCCTGCCGCAACATCGCTGGAGTGGGCGTTTCGGTATCGAACGTATCGCCGGCCAGAAGTATGGTGGATGCACCATGGACGCGTGCCTGCTCTGCCAGCCGGCTGATCGCGCCATGGCGCGCTTCACGGAGCCGCCCGCGCAGATCCTCTGGCATGTTGCCGAACCGCTTGCCGATATGAAGATCGGAGCTGTGGATGAATCGAAACATGGAGTCTCCGAGACTATGTCGATGCCAGGTTGCGCTGGGCGCGATCGATGGCTTCATCCAGCCGGGAGCGTGAAATCGCCGCAAGTCGCTCGACACCGAGCAGACGTGCAAGGTCGAGAGCGGGGTCGGACTGTTCCAGAATGTCCTCGTTCGCAACGACGACAGCGGCCAGCTCGGCGATTGGAATGTCGGCAATGGACCGGCGGGCATCGGCATCGAACGGCATGCGATAATCAAGCAGGTCGACCACCGTCCCTCTCTTCCATAGGAAGCTGCCGCTGGATTCTTCAGTTCTATCGAACTCGCGCAGATGCAGGTCGATCCGCTCCCGAATCTTGTTGCCCGTTCTGAGCCAGCCATGCGCCCGTGCGATGCGCTGCGCAAGGACGTCATCTCGCAGAGGTCCTTCCTGCTCGATCACCGCGTCGACCATGGACCGCAGCGTGCCTCGGTAGACGAAGTCATAAAACTGATCCGGGCTGGTGGAAAATCCGGTTAGATCAGTCAGGCGATAACGGCCGCCCGTCGGTACGGTATCATGCGTCGAATGCGCGGCCGCAGGCAAAATTCCTGCAGATGCCGATGGGCGCTCTCCCGTCGCGAGGGGAGCGGCGACAAGTTCTGGCTCTGATTTTATCGACGGATGTTCCGGTTCGCCGGCCGATGCTAGGTCTTCGGCTGGCAATGGGTCCATGGGGTCGACCTTATGTCCCATGTCCCAATGGATCGCGGCTTCACTTTCCTGTTGTTCAGCCTGTTTGCGACGGCTTTCCTCGAGCAGCGCGGCCAGGCTGGCATGAAGCCTCTCGGTGCAACCTTCGAGATCAAACCACCAATCGGTTGACCATACCCGGACAATGTTCCACCCGAGGCCGCGCAGGACCTGCTCGCGGACCTTGTCTCGATCTCGCGCCGTGGCAGAACTGTGATAGGTCGCGCCGTCGCATTCGACCCCAGCCAGATAGGCGCCGGCGAGATCGGGATGCCGGATCCCTATATCCACTCGAAAGCCCGAAATGCCGACTTGAGGAACGATGGTCCATCCGCGCTTCTCAAGCTCGGCAGCGACGGCCTCCTCGAAAGGGGATTCCAGGGCTCCGACCGATCCGCGTTCCTGCGCTGGCAATGCCACAGCGCCGCGTTCGGCAAAATCGAGAAAGGCTTTGAGATGCTGTACGCCGATCGCTTTGGTTCGGTTGGGGTCGATCTGGTCGGCGGCAAAACCTGAAAATACGATCAGTTCCTGCCGCGCACGCGTCACCGCGACATTCAGCCGGCGTTCGCCGCCGTCCCGATTCAGCGCGCCGAAATCCATGCTGCGCTTGCCGGCATTATCTTGCGAAAAGGTGATCGAAAACAGGATTATGTCACGCTCGTCCCCTTGGACATTTTCCAGATTCTTGACGATGGCGGGCTCAATACGCTCGTCGGCAAAGAACCATTCAAGCTCCGGCTCTGTCTGGCGTGCCTTGTCGAAAAGGTCGAGGATGAGCGACTGCTGTTGCGCGTTGAAAGTGATGACTCCGAGCGTGGGTCGGTCCTTTTCCGGTAGGGCCAGCCAACGCCGCATCCTGCTGACCGCCTCGTCGGTTACCGCTTGGGCTTCGATTCGATTGGTGCGGCTTTTGCCACGGTCATAGATGCCGGTCGTGATTTTTCGCAGCTGAACTGCCCGATCTTCCACCGTTGGCGAAGGGAATGTGATGAGCCGGTTCTGATAGTAGTGATGGTTGGAAAAGGCGATCAGCGACTCATTGCGGCTACGATAATGCCAGCGCAGGTCACGTACCGGGATGCCGGCCGCTTTGGCTTCGTCGAGAATGCTC is a window encoding:
- a CDS encoding DNA repair exonuclease, encoding MFRFIHSSDLHIGKRFGNMPEDLRGRLREARHGAISRLAEQARVHGASTILLAGDTFDTETPTPAMLRQAMAEMSQSAPLRWILLPGNHDSLLADQLWSAADSVVPDNVLLATRPETLTIGADVALLPAPCTTRRPGRDLTEWMNSAATPQGAIRLGLAHGAIQNFSEDSAASDVIAPDRATKAGLDYLALGDWHGPVTINERSRYSGAPEPDRFKHDTPGQALVVSIAGPGAVPEIVAVETASFSWKTAPLHLLSGDDSAAAFEALLPPAHLRRQTLLRIAASGRVRLSGRTILQAAIAVAAPDFAYLELDGDGLATDCESGDLDRIDRSGALREAAQALLDESSDETRSAVERDISREALVRLFSYCEAMGS